A window of Capsicum annuum cultivar UCD-10X-F1 unplaced genomic scaffold, UCD10Xv1.1 ctg4198, whole genome shotgun sequence contains these coding sequences:
- the LOC107871045 gene encoding MDIS1-interacting receptor like kinase 2 — translation MTNERLVSVKKHFLPMLNTFPFPHMLIILFIFVFPLVSVNYYYDTSTAGTSSSSANVVALLIWKASLESKSQLVLSSWMNTSTSPCHWDFIHCDSLGRVTEMNMPNNSIRGILRHLDFSSFSYLRKINLSNNSLYGILPANIFNLSKLSYLDLGYNDFSGMIPPEIGFLKNLEYLLLDHTRFSGFLPQELGMLESLLVLSVEATNLTGTIPASIGNLSSLSILKLDYNNFSGHIPQEIGMLRSLKGLFLSKNTLIGSIPTSFGNLTNLESLYLHTNSLSGPIPWEIWSLTHLMDVDLGSNYLAGQIPSSIGNFSQLFSLILSKNSLTGEIPASIGDSGNLLFLSLCGNRLSGSIPSSIGNLTKLNTLYLCENGFYGPIPPSFGNLKSLEDMRLFSNKLNGSLPVELENITNCKMFHLADNNLTGHLPNNVCLGGFLTEISVQNNRFTGGIPRSLKNCSKLSRVRLDNNKLSGKISHAFGRYPNLDYIDLSHNELYGKLSSQWGLCSKITCLKMSNNNLFGSIPFEIGNASNLQLLDLSSNHFRGKIPRILDSLKLLFELDFSGNELSGVIPSQLGMLSALAKLNLAANHLSGIIPEQIGQLVQLVGLNLSKNMLKGNIPSNFGSLRFLQNMDLSQNMLNGEIPWQLGRLQRMEAMNLSHNKFIGSIPSSFSQCISLSFVDISNNELIGRLPNNLAFQNASLEELRGNKGLCGHLIGLEPCSSSKITYKRIKVSMILFIFGGVLLLMVIICLLFAISRKRRNQIEQREQTKDLFSIWSFDGQMTYESIIIATEGFNSKYCIGNGGQGRVFRVELPCRQVVAVKKFHSLHNGELESLKGFKNEIKTLLKIRHRNIVKLYGFCSHARHSFLVYEFLEGGSLSEILRNDEKATELDWIKRVNIVKGVAYALSYMHHECSPPILHRDISSKNVLLDHEDTPHLSDFGTAKHLTPNSSDWTSFAGTFGYVAPELAYTTEINESCDTYSFGVLSLEVILGRHPADIVIAVSSLPSTSEIVDILLKDMIDQRPLSPSRVSEELIHITKMAFTCLHPTPQRRPTMLHVSASLAKGKALLNNSFPFVTLRQLIDIELGSSELLV, via the exons ATGACAAACGAACGTCTAGTCTCAGTAAAGAAACACTTCTTACCTATGTTGAATACTTTTCCTTTTCCCCATATGCTAATAATTTTGTTCATTTTTGTGTTCCCTCTCGTTTCTGTCAATTACTATTATGATACTAGTACTGCTGGAACATCTTCATCAAGTGCAAATGTAGTTGCCCTTTTAATCTGGAAGGCCAGCCTTGAAAGTAAAAGCCAATTAGTTCTTTCTTCTTGGATGAATACCAGCACTAGTCCTTGCCATTGGGACTTTATTCATTGCGACAGCCTTGGAAGGGTAACTGAGATGAATATGCCAAACAATAGCATAAGGGGTATCCTTCGGCATCTAGATTTCTCATCATTTTCCTATCTCCGCAAAATCAACTTGTCTAACAACTCACTCTATGGTATTCTTCCTGCTAACATATTCAATCTTTCAAAGCTGAGTTACCTTGATTTGGGCTACAATGATTTCTCAGGAATGATTCCACCTGAAATAGGCTTCTTGAAAAATCTTGAGTACCTTTTGCTTGACCATACTCGTTTTAGTGGCTTTCTGCCCCAGGAGTTAGGAATGCTAGAGTCTCTTCTTGTGCTTAGTGTTGAAGCAACCAATCTTACTGGCACAATCCCTGCATCTATTGGTAACTTGAGCAGCTTGAGTATTTTAAAACTCGATTACAACAATTTCTCTGGGCATATTCCGCAAGAAATAGGGATGTTGAGATCCCTAAAAGGTCTCTTTCTGTCAAAAAACACGTTAATTGGCTCTATTCCCACTTCTTTTGGTAACTTGACCAACTTAGAGTCCctgtatcttcataccaactcaCTTTCAGGGCCTATACCTTGGGAAATTTGGTCTCTGACTCATTTGATGGATGTTGATCTCGGAAGTAACTATCTTGCTGGTCAAATACCAAGTTCTATTGGAAATTTCAGCCAGTTGTTCTCTTTGATTCTGTCCAAAAACAGTCTCACAGGTGAAATACCCGCGTCAATTGGAGACTCAGGAAATCTGCTCTTTTTATCCTTGTGTGGTAACAGGCTGTCAGGATCCATTCCTTCATCCATTGGGAATTTGACTAAGCTCAACACACTATATTTATGTGAAAATGGATTCTATGGTCCCATTCCTCCAAGCTTTGGGAACTTAAAATCACTTGAGGATATGAGATTGTTTAGCAATAAACTCAATGGGTCCCTTCCAGTAGAGTTGGAAAACATTACAAACTGCAAGATGTTTCACTTAGCCGACAACAATCTCACTGGTCATTTGCCTAATAATGTTTGTCTTGGTGGGTTTCTGACAGAAATATCTGTGCAAAATAATCGGTTCACTGGTGGCATCCCGAGAAGCTTAAAAAACTGCTCCAAGTTATCCAGGGTCAGACTTGATAACAATAAGCTATCAGGAAAAATATCACATGCTTTCGGTAGATATCCAAATCTAGATTACATTGATTTAAGTCACAATGAGCTCTATGGAAAGTTGTCATCACAATGGGGCCTTTGTAGTAAAATAACCTGTTTGAAGATGTCTaacaataatttatttggatCAATTCCATTTGAGATTGGAAATGCATCTAATCTGCAGCTGCTTGATCTCTCCTCCAATCATTTCAGAGGCAAGATCCCTAGAATCTTGGATAGCCTAAAGCTACTTTTTGAGCTTGATTTTTCTGGTAACGAACTTTCAGGTGTTATTCCATCACAACTTGGGATGCTTTCTGCACTTGCAAAACTTAATTTGGCAGCAAATCATCTCAGTGGCATAATTCCTGAACAGATTGGGCAACTTGTGCAGCTAGTGGGCTTGAATTTAAGCAAAAACATGCTGAAAGGAAATATTCCTTCCAACTTTGGGAGCTTACGCTTCTTACAGAATATGGACCTTAGTCAGAACATGCTGAATGGTGAGATACCATGGCAATTGGGACGATTACAAAGAATGGAGGCAATGAATCTTTCTCATAATAAGTTCATTGGTTCAATCCCATCAAGTTTCAGTCAGTGCATTAGTTTGAGTTTTGTTGATATATCTAACAATGAATTGATCGGCCGTCTTCCTAACAACTTGGCATTTCAGAATGCGTCTCTTGAAGAATTAAGAGGCAATAAAGGCTTGTGTGGCCATCTAATTGGTTTGGAACCTTGCTCTTCATCTAAAatcacctacaaaagaataaaagTCTCGatgattctttttatttttggtggTGTCCTTCTTTTGATGGTGATCATTTGTCTTCTTTTTGCCATATCTCGGAAAAGAAGGAACCAAATTGAGCAACGAGAACAAACGAAGGATCTCTTTTCTATTTGGAGCTTTGATGGGCAGATGACCTATGAGAGCATCATCATAGCAACAGAGGGCTTTAACAGCAAATATTGCATTGGAAATGGAGGACAGGGAAGAGTCTTCAGGGTTGAGTTACCATGTCGGCAAGTAGTCGCGGTAAAAAAGTTTCATTCATTGCATAACGGTGAATTGGAGAGCTTGAAAGgctttaaaaatgaaataaaaacatTGTTGAAAATCCGCCATCGTAATATTGTAAAGCTTTATGGATTTTGTTCGCATGCAAGACATTCTTTCTTGGTTTACGAGTTCTTGGAAGGAGGAAGCTTGTCAGAGATACTGAGGAATGATGAAAAAGCGACAGAGTTAGATTGGATTAAGAGGGTGAACATTGTGAAAGGGGTGGCATATGCATTATCTTATATGCATCATGAATGTTCACCTCCTATTCTTCACCGGGATATATCAAGTAAGAACGTTTTGTTAGATCATGAAGACACGCCTCATCTTTCTGATTTTGGTACTGCAAAACACTTAACGCCAAACTCTTCTGATTGGACTTCTTTTGCTGGAACTTTTGGATATGTAGCTCCAG AGCTTGCTTACACAACGGAGATAAATGAAAGCTGTGATACCTACAGCTTTGGAGTGCTATCATTGGAAGTGATTTTAGGTCGGCATCCAGCTGATATTGTTATAGCTGTATCATCACTTCCATCAACATCAGAAATCGTTGACATATTGTTGAAGGATATGATTGATCAACGGCCATTATCTCCCTCTCGCGTGTCTGAAGAATTGATCCACATAACAAAGATGGCCTTTACATGTCTTCACCCTACTCCTCAACGTAGGCCAACCATGCTACACGTCTCTGCATCTTTAGCCAAAGGAAAGGCACTTTTGAACAACTCTTTCCCTTTTGTTACTTTAAGACAACTGATTGATATTGAATTAGGAAGTTCTGAACTTCTGGTGTAA